In Littorina saxatilis isolate snail1 linkage group LG8, US_GU_Lsax_2.0, whole genome shotgun sequence, a single genomic region encodes these proteins:
- the LOC138973437 gene encoding uncharacterized protein, producing MYQEIIFLPCLSTDCDMKVFSLQGWCNPEAVALADWPDITDKELYNFMVYKCNKAVDKGRKNARRQLKAHVFYDDRHVHSVSYHPVAKDSDQCYLKCLVIPSAASSNTSKYPDRKVWLSASKVTGQIAKAYCDCTAGREGSCNHVSAFLYALVDITAHKQSGLDASTSAQCKWNMPRKRKLSPKKAADLQRKKARLTATVSGSNGINLHDLAAKLKSCNPDCGFVVNFLAKEMPAAQPKCMPSNPMPDFMFADSVNLKAEKCTAEFEKFASEQSVGEEDILLIEQETRQQSESTTWAELRHGKLTSSIFGQVCKKKATTQPDGLLKTILRYRPELSNDHIKWGKSHEAAARRKYTLQMRSQHHINLQVRKCGLLIDSDMPFLATSPDGLVHCQHCQPVQGLLEVKCPSVHRNKTPEEACSDSDFCCQLIDGQVRLKENHNYFFQVQGQMGVSGKLWCDFVIWTLKGMSVERIPFQPDVWVTMKSQLKSFYVNAVVPELFTNRVKRGLPLFS from the exons ATGTACCAGGAAATTATTTTCCTTCCATGTCTGTCAACAGATTGTGACATGAAAGTCTTCAGCCTGCAAGGTTGGTGTAACCCAGAAGCTGTTGCTTTGGCAGACTGGCCCGACATCACTGACAAAGAGCTCTACAACTTTATGGTGTACAAGTGCAACAAAGCCGTGGATAAGGGGAGAAAAAACGCACGGAGGCAGCTGAAAGCCCATGTGTTCTATGATGATCGTCATGTTCACTCTGTCAG CTATCATCCAGTCGCCAAGGACTCTGACCAGTGCTATCTGAAGTGTCTGGTCATTCCCAGTGCTGCTTCATCCAACACCAGCAAGTACCCTGACAGGAAGGTGTGGCTGAGTGCATCTAAAGTCACCGGCCAGATAGCTAAAGCCTACTGTGACTGTACTGCAGG GCGTGAAGGTTCCTGTAACCACGTGTCCGCTTTCCTGTACGCGTTGGTGGACATCACTGCGCACAAGCAGAGTGGACTGGATGCTTCGACATCTGCCCAGTGCAAGTGGAATATGCCACGGAAGAGGAAATTGAGCCCGAAGAAGGCTGCAGATCTCCAAAGGAAGAAAGCAAGACTAACTGCAACTGTCTCCGGAAGCAACGGCATTAATTTGCATGACCTTGCTGCAAAGCTTAAAAGCTGCAATCCGGATTGTGGATTCGTTGTAAACTTTTTGGCAAAAGAGATGCCTGCTGCACAACCCAAGTGCATGCCATCCAATCCTATGCCGGACTTTATGTTTGCGGACTCTGTGAACTTGAAGGCGGAAAAATGCACGGCAGAATTTGAGAAATTTGCAAGTGAGCAAAGTGTTGGTGAGGAAGACATCTTACTAATTGAACAAGAAACCCGCCAGCAGTCTGAAAGCACAACCTGGGCAGAACTTCGTCATGGGAAGCTGACATCAAGCATATTTGGCCAGGTCTGCAAGAAGAAGGCTACTACCCAGCCTGATGGTCTGCTGAAGACCATTCTACGCTACAGACCAGAACTAAGCAACGACCACATCAAGTGGGGTAAGAGTCATGAAGCGGCAGCCAGAAGAAAGTACACTCTGCAGATGAGAAGCCAGCATCATATCAACCTACAAGTTCGGAAGTGTGGACTTTTGATTGACAGTGATATGCCATTCCTTGCCACCAGCCCAGACGGACTGGTCCATTGTCAACACTGCCAGCCGGTTCAGGGACTTTTGGAAGTGAAGTGCCCTTCTGTTCACAGAAACAAGACCCCAGAAGAAGCGTGCAGTGACAGTGATTTCTGTTGCCAACTGATTGATGGTCAGGTGCGCTTGAAAGAAAATCACAACTATTTTTTTCAAGTCCAAGGCCAGATGGGTGTTTCAGGAAAACTGTGGTGTGATTTTGTGATTTGGACACTGAAAGGAATGTCGGTTGAAAGAATCCCTTTTCAGCCTGATGTCTGGGTCACAATGAAAAGCCAGCTGAAATCTTTTTATGTGAACGCAGTGGTACCAGAGCTGTTTACCAACAGAGTCAAGAGGGGACTACCTCTCTTCTCATGA
- the LOC138973438 gene encoding uncharacterized protein — translation MASALKESSLRVCGGGKQYCVICHNYRGKIIEGRVVRLHKLPTNKQLKRAWEQRLRLIRQDYNTVKNPRLCSEHFVGKRGPVFGDDVPSVFPNRTFPLSTINRDDEAPAAEVEIPEPEVDAAQPLDSFEEQQSCLQGELSLPAFSVSLHDYAGPVVTSTIFRPTHSTKKVGPDTTFVDASVQTEPFVCVGMPGNSAETQTDFCSQNYTPLRYEHVSQNEEVFRAYTGMPNTGTAVAVFEEVIKGESGVRKCSLRLLDQFLMTLMRLRLGLVITDLSFRFSIPKSTCSRIINKWVDILHSRLSSLIYWPTRGQVNATMPSDVKERFPMTRVIIDCTELFTETPRSLADQSLMYSHYKSHMTWKALVGVTPNGVVSFVSDLWAGSISDKQLVAKSGMLDLCEQGDAIMGDKGFLISDLTTPRGMQLIIPPKKNKAKQMSVVDLVLTRRIANVRIHVERHMERVKNYRILNSLTGTMKANVSKVWRICNSLTTLLPPLHPHEYVDEDDPTLQ, via the exons ATGGCGTCTGCACTGAAAGAAAGCTCGCTCAGAGTGTGTGGTGGTGGAAAGCAGTACTGTGTCATTTGCCATAACTACCGTGGAAAAATTATTGAAGGAAGAGTTGTCAGGCTACATAAACttccaacaaacaagcaactgaAAAGAGCTTGGGAGCAGCGCCTACGTTTGATCCGACAAGATTACAACACGGTCAAGAATCCCCGTCTTTGTTCTGAACATTTCGTTGGCAAACGTGGACCTGTATTTGGTGACGATGTCCCATCCGTCTTCCCGAATCGAACTTTTCCACTCTCCACG ATAAACAGAGATGATGAGGCACCTGCAGCTGAAGTTGAAATCCCAGAGCCTGAAGTTGATGCTGCACAACCCTTGGACTCATTTGAGGAACAACAAAGTTGTCTGCAAGGTGAATTGTCATTGCCTGCGTTTTCAGTCTCGCTGCATGACTACGCCGGCCCAGTGGTAACCTCCACAATTTTTAGACCCACGCATTCAACAAAAAAAGTTGGACCAGACACTACTTTTGTGGATGCATCTGTGCAGACAGAACCATTTGTGTGCGTAGGAATGCCAGGCAATTCAGCTGAAACTCAGACAGATTTTTGCTCACAGAACTATACTCCATTAAGATACGAACATGTTAGTCAAAATGAAGAAGTGTTCAGGGCGTACACAGGCATGCCAAATACAGGGACAGCTGTAGCTGTTTTTGAAGAGGTCATCAAGGGTGAATCAGGTGTTCGAAAGTGTAGCCTGCGACTGTTAGATCAGTTTTTAATGACTCTTATGAGGCTGAGATTGGGACTTGTTATCACTGATTTGAGTTTTAGATTTTCCATCCCCAAATCAACATGTTCAAGGATCATTAACAAATGGGTGGACATCCTGCATAGTCGTCTCTCCAGTCTCATCTACTGGCCTACCAGAGGTCAGGTGAATGCTACCATGCCCAGTGATGTAAAGGAGAGATTCCCCATGACGCGGGTGATCATTGACTGCACAGAGCTCTTTACAGAGACACCACGGTCACTGGCTGACCAGTCCTTGATGTACAGCCACTATAAATCACACATGACTTGGAAAGCGCTAGTTGGTGTGACTCCTAACGGGGTTGTGTCTTTTGTGTCAGATCTGTGGGCAGGATCTATCAGTGACAAACAGCTTGTTGCCAAATCAGGGATGTTGGACTTGTGTGAACAAGGTGATGCCATCATGGGTGACAAAGGGTTTCTGATTTCAGATTTAACAACACCCAGGGGTATGCAGCTGATAATTCctccaaagaaaaacaaagcaaagcagATGTCGGTTGTAGATCTTGTTCTGACTAGAAGGATTGCCAACGTCAGAATTCATGTTGAAAGGCACATGGAAAGAGTGAAAAATTACAGAATTCTTAATTCACTCACAGGCACAATGAAAGCTAATGTGTCTAAAGTTTGGAGAATTTGCAACAGTTTGACAACTTTACTGCCTCCTCTTCATCCCCATGAATATGTTGATGAAGATGACCCTACTCTGCAGTGA